The DNA window CAGGAAAAGCCTGGTGAAGAATACATGTCACCAGCGCAGATTGAACATTTTACGAAAATACTGACAGCTTGGCGCGATCAGCTAAGAGTTGAAGTAGACCGTACTGTTCACCATATGCAGGACGAAGCAGCAAACTTCCCAGATCCAGTTGACCGCGCTTCTCAGGAAGAAGAGTTCAGCCTAGAACTGCGTAACCGTGACCGTGAACGCCGTTTGATCAAGAAAATTGAAAAGACTTTAGACAAAATCAAAGATGACGATTTTGGCTTCTGTGAGTCTTGTGGCGTAGAGATTGGCGTACGTCGTCTTGAAGCACGCCCAACTGCAGACCTTTGTATTGACTGCAAAACGCTTGCAGAAATCAAAGAGAAGCAGATGCAAGGTTAATCACCACGCAATCTGATTATTGAAGGGAGCTCTGGCTCCCTTTTTGTTTTGGCTTATCTGAGATACACGCATGACAAGCTATGTTGGCCGCTTTGCCCCATCTCCTTCTGGTCCGCTGCATTTTGGCTCTTTGGTTGCCGCTCTGGGCAGCTACTTCCAAGCAAAAGCAAACCATGGCAAGTGGCTGGTTCGAATAGAAGACCTCGACCCTCCCAGAGAAATGCCCGGAGCTTCTGAAGCCATTTTAGAAGCGCTACAAGCATACCAATTACTCTGGGATGGTGAAGTGGTATACCAGAGCCAGCGTCATCATCTCTATCAGGCTCAGATTGATGTCTGGTTAGAAAACGGCGACGCCTACTACTGTCACTGTACCCGTAAGCAAATTAAAGAGCACGGCGGCTTTTATCCGGGAACATGCCGAGATAAACACTTGAAAGAAGGCGCTATACGCCTAAAAATGACCAGGCCTGTCGCCAGCTTCTTCGACCAAAAACATGGCACAATCCATATTCCCGAACAGTTGGTTAATGAAGATTTCATTATTAAACGTCGAGATGGATTATTTGCCTATAATCTTGCGGTAGTATTGGATGACATCGACCAAGGTGTGACTGAAGTTGTTCGCGGAGCGGATTTAATCGAGCCAACAGGAAGACAAATAAGCTTATACCAAACCCTTGGCCAACCCGAGGTGAGTTACTTGCACTTACCTCTGGCGATGGACGATAACGGCAATAAACTGTCGAAACAAAATCACGCGACGGCTATTGATATTAATAACCCGAATCCTGCTCTGCTCAAAGCCATGACATTTTTGGGCTTTGATATTCCCGAAGACATTAAAGCGAGTGAAATTGCAGAAATTCTTCGCTGGGGCTGCGA is part of the Vibrio sp. B1FLJ16 genome and encodes:
- the dksA gene encoding RNA polymerase-binding protein DksA — protein: MPETKKKSIGILAIAGVEPYQEKPGEEYMSPAQIEHFTKILTAWRDQLRVEVDRTVHHMQDEAANFPDPVDRASQEEEFSLELRNRDRERRLIKKIEKTLDKIKDDDFGFCESCGVEIGVRRLEARPTADLCIDCKTLAEIKEKQMQG
- the gluQRS gene encoding tRNA glutamyl-Q(34) synthetase GluQRS encodes the protein MTSYVGRFAPSPSGPLHFGSLVAALGSYFQAKANHGKWLVRIEDLDPPREMPGASEAILEALQAYQLLWDGEVVYQSQRHHLYQAQIDVWLENGDAYYCHCTRKQIKEHGGFYPGTCRDKHLKEGAIRLKMTRPVASFFDQKHGTIHIPEQLVNEDFIIKRRDGLFAYNLAVVLDDIDQGVTEVVRGADLIEPTGRQISLYQTLGQPEVSYLHLPLAMDDNGNKLSKQNHATAIDINNPNPALLKAMTFLGFDIPEDIKASEIAEILRWGCENWRLEQLPAEIEITA